The genome window CAATTCCTGCATTTTCATGGTTTCGCGGATTTTCGATTCCAACTCCGGCGTCAGTTTGCCCTGTTCGGAAATCGAATGGAGAATGGTGGTTTTACGTTCTTCCAGCATCCGCAAATATTTGATGCGCTCCTCAACCGCGCGAATTTGCTCTTCGTCCATTTTACCGGTGCGCTCTTTTCTGTATCGCGCAATGAACGGCACCGTGTTGCCATCGTCCAGCAATTCCACTGTGTTGGCAACCTGAATGGCGCGTAAGTTGAGTTCCTGAGCTATTAATCCGTAAAAATCTTTTTCCGACATGCAGCGAACCTCTTCTTCAATTGTGTTTAACGCTACAACGCTTGCCGGCGGCAATCGCAACACCCAAATGGCAGCCGGTAACGATTTCGTATTTTGATAATCTTGCGGCGAGAATATAACGATAGAGCGGTATAAATGGCAAACTGATTTTAATTAAGTGAACAAAAATTCACTTAATCTGGAAATTTGGAGGTGATTTTGAAGCTTTGGCGAGATTTTTTTAATCCTGCATTTCCGGCAGCGTCGCTTTTTGCAGATATACTTTGAAGGTTGATCCGACGTTCGGTTCGCTTTCGAGCTCAATTTGGCCACGCAGCGAAGTCACCACTTCTTTAACCAGCGATAATCCGATACCCATTCCGCCGCCCATAAATTCAGCTTTGGATGTTTTGTGGTTGATAGTATCCTGCACTTCATAAAAATCGGAAAAAATGAGGTCCTGTTTTTCATACGGAATGCCGATGCCCGTATCCTGAACAGAAATCACAAAGTGCTCATCTTTCTCTTTTACAGATACGATTACTTTGCCTTCATCCGGCGTAAATTTGAGAGCGTTTTGCAACAACTCCTGCAAAATGATGCGAATGCTGGGCGTAGTTCCCATCACAAATTGTTGTTTTTCCGGTGTTTGAACCGTTAATGTAATATTGCGATGTTTAAACAATCCGCTCATATCTTCGCGAATTTTTATGAGAAATTCCTTTAAATCGACAGATTCTTTCCGCCCCTGCCAGGTGATTTGATTGGCCCGGCTGAGGGCATGCATCCGTTCAACAGTGCTGTTTAAATCCAGCGTGGTTCGCCGGATAATATCGATGGTTTCAGCAATTTCCGGATCATCGGATTCCATTATCATTTCCAAAATTTCCAGATACCCTTTGATAATCGTCAGCGGTGTCCGGATTTCGTGATTGGTGATCGCCAGAAATTTATCTTTCATTTCGTTCACCGAGCGCAACTGGGCATTAATTTCCCGCAACTCCTGATTTTCGCTCTCGGCTTTAATTTTCTGATAACATTTTTTAATGGTAAACTGCACTTGTTCAAAGTTTACCGGCTTCAAAATAAAATCGGACGCTCCCATTTTCATCGCTTCGATGGCGGTTTCAATAGTGCCATAACCGGTAACAACGATCACTTCCATCATCGGCCAGCGGGATTTTACACGCTTCAACAGCGCCATGCCATCCATATTTGGCATGTTTAAATCCGTGATCATAATATGGTAATTATTCTCGTTGCACAGTTGCAGGGCTTTTTTGCCGTCTTCAGCAATATCTACGGTGTAACCCCACGCTTGCAGGGCGCTTTTGAATAATGTG of Calditrichia bacterium contains these proteins:
- a CDS encoding response regulator — its product is MDESQIRLLLVDDEAIILTLFKSALQAWGYTVDIAEDGKKALQLCNENNYHIMITDLNMPNMDGMALLKRVKSRWPMMEVIVVTGYGTIETAIEAMKMGASDFILKPVNFEQVQFTIKKCYQKIKAESENQELREINAQLRSVNEMKDKFLAITNHEIRTPLTIIKGYLEILEMIMESDDPEIAETIDIIRRTTLDLNSTVERMHALSRANQITWQGRKESVDLKEFLIKIREDMSGLFKHRNITLTVQTPEKQQFVMGTTPSIRIILQELLQNALKFTPDEGKVIVSVKEKDEHFVISVQDTGIGIPYEKQDLIFSDFYEVQDTINHKTSKAEFMGGGMGIGLSLVKEVVTSLRGQIELESEPNVGSTFKVYLQKATLPEMQD